In Juglans regia cultivar Chandler chromosome 13, Walnut 2.0, whole genome shotgun sequence, the following proteins share a genomic window:
- the LOC109003179 gene encoding CTD small phosphatase-like protein 2, translating into MQTKKKNSGGSAACGHACPRVSRAQQKLSENVQGVENKIKDLITSTATKHRLAGAVPKKKREPVVAMNLNAKYELLRNETPDVCLGHDVVSGASLDCKSCSEETANCMMETIFSPSFHISKHAGGEIANGVDFVKYFRTGDQSQDRETEYPQVDVLNVHKETSESLIGEETNYPEQTVTLPADMDIDTKTSSGILNSERLGDQMNTIGRNDIDSCCHVDLEGASLSSEVSAIYLAMKNSKLECIDEHGQDSMSADVYVEDDQYEEFDDFDPYVFIKNLPDLSLVVPTFRPMLLPKQTRSCPPTTLVLDLDETLVHSTLEPCNDADFTFPVNFNLQEHTVYVRCRPHLRDFMDRVSSLFEIIIFTASQSIYAEQLLNVLDPKRKVFRHRVYRESCVYVDGNYLKDLSVLGRDLARVLIVDNSPQAFGFQVDNGIPIESWFDDRSDKELLLLLPFLESLVGVEDVRPLIAKKFNLREKIAAAVCPLNSSRGDPFER; encoded by the exons atgcaaacaaagaaaaaaaattctggaGGAAGTGCTGCTTGTGGGCACGCCTGTCCCAGGGTTTCAAGAGCTCAGCAGAAGCTATCTGAAAATGTGCAAGGtgtggaaaataaaattaaagacttGATTACATCTACAGCTACAAAACATAGACTTG CTGGTGCTGttccaaagaagaaaagggagCCTGTTGTGGCAATGAATTTAAATGCTAAATATGAGTTGTTGCGTAATGAGACTCCTGATGTTTGTTTGGGGCATGATGTGGTTAGTGGTGCTTCCTTGGATTGCAAG AGTTGCAGTGAGGAAACTGCTAATTGCATGATGGAAACCATATTTTCTCCATCCTTTCACATTTCTAAACATGCTGGAGGGGAAATTGCCAATGGAG TTGATTTTGTCAAATACTTTAGGACTGGAGACCAGAGTCAAGATCGTGAGACAGAATACCCCCAGGTTGATGTGTTGAATGTTCATAAAGAAACTTCTGAATCGCTTATTGGGGAAGAGACTAATTATCCAGAACAGACAGTGACTTTACCTGCAGATATGGATATAGATACAAAAACATCATCCGGAATTTTGAATTCCGAGAGACTTGGAGATCAGATGAATACCATAGGTAGAAATGATATAGATTCTTGTTGTCATGTGGATTTGGAGGGAGCAAGTCTTTCATCTGAAGTTTCAGCCATCTATCTTGCCATGAAGAATTCTAAGCTTGAATGCATCGATGAGCATGGTCAAGATTCTATGTCAGCTGATGTTTATGTGGAGGATGATCAATATGAGGAATTTGATGACTTTGATCCTTATGTTTTCATAAAGAATTTACCAGACTTGTCATTAGTTGTTCCAACTTTTCGCCCCATGCTACTGCCAAAACAAACGCGGAGTTGCCCTCCTACTACTCTTGTTTTGGACTTGGACG AAACTTTGGTGCACTCCACCCTAGAACCTTGTAACGATGCAGACTTCACGTTTCCTGTAAATTTTAACCTCCAAGAGCATACAGTCTATGTTCGATGTCGTCCTCATCTCAGAGATTTCATGGATAGAGTTTCCAGcctttttgagattattatatttacaGCTAGTCAAAGCATTTATGCAGAACAGCTACTTAATGTGCTTGATCCAAAGAGAAAGGTATTTCGTCATCGTGTTTACCGAGAGTCCTGTGTTTATGTGGATGGGAATTACCTCAAAGATTTGTCAGTTCTTGGTCGTGATCTGGCACGTGTTCTCATAGTCGATAACTCTCCACAG GCTTTTGGGTTCCAAGTCGACAATGGAATACCGATTGAAAGCTGGTTTGACGATCGCTCGGATAAAGAACTGCTTTTATTACTTCCGTTTTTGGAGAGCTTGGTTGGAGTTGAAGACGTTCGGCCATTGATTGCAAAGAAATTCAACCTTCGGGAGAAAATAGCTGCAGCCGTTTGTCCTCTAAACTCAAGTAGAGGAGATCCTTTTGAAAGATGA
- the LOC109003177 gene encoding cytochrome P450 78A5-like, with product MADSVVLANLSLLLLCIVATHLSTYPWPLIITILLPCLFMILAILLNYWLVPGGFAWRNHHQNSPKLRGPSGWPIFGTLPNQMSTLAHRKLAAMASSHGATRLMAFSLGTTRAIISSHPETAKEILCGSSFSDRPMKISARLLMFERAIGFAPAGDYWRHLRRIAANYMFSPRRISGLEALRQRVANEMLEGALKEMEGRGFVELRGIFQRGSLSNILESVFGSGLELKREECLGEMVREGYDLIAKFNWEDHLPLKFLDFQGVKRNCHRLAGKVNSVVGEMVKERKRAGEFSAGNDFLSALLSLPMEDRLSDSDMVAVLWEMIFRGTDNISVLLEWIMARMVIHQDIQKKVQDELDTCVGNHRQVQDSDIPNLPYLQAIVKEVLRMHPPGPLLSWARLAVHDVHVGKILVPAGTTTMVNMWAITHDPSIWKDPWVFRPERFIEEEVSIMGSDLRLAPFGSGRRVCPGRALGLATVHLWLGRLLHEFKWLPIESVDLSECLKLSLEMKTPLSCCMIRRCGIMSI from the exons ATGGCGGACTCCGTCGTGCTAGCCAACCTCTCTCTTTTATTGCTTTGCATTGTAGCCACACACCTAAGTACTTATCCATGGCCTCTAATTATCACAATCCTTTTACCGTGTTTGTTTATGATCTTAGCAATCCTCCTAAATTATTGGCTTGTCCCGGGGGGCTTTGCATGGAGAAACCACCATCAAAACTCTCCCAAACTTCGAGGTCCGTCTGGTTGGCCAATATTCGGTACCTTACCCAACCAAATGAGCACTCTTGCTCATCGTAAGTTGGCTGCCATGGCTTCCTCGCATGGTGCTACTCGGCTCATGGCATTCAGTCTAGGAACCACGCGTGCAATCATCAGCAGCCATCCGGAGACCGCAAAGGAAATCCTATGCGGATCTTCTTTTTCAGATCGGCCCATGAAAATCTCTGCTCGTTTACTCATGTTTGAGCGCGCCATTGGCTTCGCTCCCGCCGGTGACTATTGGCGTCATCTTCGTAGGATTGCTGCAAATTACATGTTCTCCCCTAGGAGAATTTCTGGGCTAGAGGCACTAAGGCAACGCGTGGCTAATGAAATGTTGGAGGGAGCTTTGAAGGAGATGGAGGGCAGAGGGTTTGTGGAATTGAGAGGTATATTTCAAAGAGGATCTCTAAGTAACATACTAGAGAGTGTATTTGGAAGTGGCTTAGAATTAAAAAGAGAAGAGTGCTTGGGCGAGATGGTCAGAGAAGGGTACGATCTCATTGCAAAATTTAATTGGGAGGACCATTTGCCTCTGAAGTTTTTAGACTTTCAGGGGGTAAAGAGAAATTGCCACAGATTGGCAGGTAAGGTTAATAGCGTGGTGGGTGAGAtggtaaaagaaagaaaaagagctgGGGAGTTCAGTGCTGGGAATGATTTTCTTAGTGCTTTGCTATCCCTGCCCATGGAGGATCGACTAAGTGACTCGGACATGGTAGCTGTCTTGTGG GAAATGATATTTCGAGGAACAGATAATATCTCCGTACTTCTCGAGTGGATCATGGCCAGGATGGTTATTCACCAAGACATACAAAAGAAAGTCCAAGATGAGCTCGACACGTGCGTTGGCAATCACAGGCAAGTTCAAGACTCCGATATTCCAAACCTCCCTTACCTTCAGGCCATAGTCAAAGAAGTCCTCCGCATGCACCCTCCAGGCCCATTACTCTCGTGGGCCCGTCTTGCTGTCCACGATGTCCACGTTGGAAAGATTCTTGTGCCAGCTGGCACAACAACAATGGTGAACATGTGGGCCATAACCCACGACCCATCCATTTGGAAGGATCCATGGGTCTTTAGACCCGAACGATTTATTGAGGAAGAGGTATCCATCATGGGCTCTGATCTAAGACTTGCACCATTCGGATCGGGTCGTAGGGTGTGTCCTGGCAGAGCACTAGGTTTAGCCACGGTGCATTTGTGGCTCGGACGGCTTCTCCATGAATTTAAATGGCTTCCAATAGAATCTGTAGATCTTTCAGAATGCTTGAAGCTCTCCCTTGAAATGAAAACGCCGTTGTCATGTTGCATGATCCGTAGATGTGGCATAATGAGCATATGA
- the LOC109003170 gene encoding mitochondrial import receptor subunit TOM20-like, which yields MEFSQDDLDRLLLFEHSRQTAEANHAKNPLDADNLTKWGGALLELSQFQNVSDSKLMISDAVSKLEEALVINPVKHDALWCLGNAYTSQAFLTPDPDEAKGSFDKAHDCYQKAVDEDPANELYRKSLEVTAKAPELHMEIHKQGLGQQTMGGASSAASNEKSSKKKKSGDLKYDIFGWIILAVGIVAWVGMAKSHIPPPPPR from the exons ATGGAATTCTCTCAGGATGACCTCGATCGGCTTCTCCTGTTCGAGCACTCTCGCCAAACTGCCGAAGCTAACCACGCCAAAAACCCTCTAGATGCCGAT AATCTAACCAAGTGGGGAGGAGCGTTGCTTGAATTGTCGCAATTTCAAAATGTCTCCGACTCGAAGCTAATGATTAGTG atGCCGTTTCGAAGTTGGAGGAGGCTTTGGTTATCAATCCAGTAAAGCATGATGCTCTATGGTGCCTGGGAAACGCCTACACCTCCCAAGCATTTCTCACTCCTGACCCTGATGAGGCAAAAGGTTCGTTTGATAAGGCGCATGACTGTTACCAAAAGGCAGTTGATGAG gatcCAGCTAATGAGCTCTATCGCAAGTCTTTAGAAGTCACTGCCAAG GCACCAGAACTGCACATGGAGATCCACAAGCAAGGGCTTGGTCAACAGACTATGGGCGGCGCATCTTCTGCTGCTTCTAATGAAAAG agttccaagaagaagaaaagtggTGATCTCAAATATGACATATTTGGATGGATTATACTAGCAGTTGGAATTGTTGCATGGGTGGGAATGGCGAAATCCCACATACCTCCCCCTCCTCCAAGATGA
- the LOC109003172 gene encoding transcription and mRNA export factor ENY2-like, which translates to MKTSINRPPTPDAEEDQDHQPTLQEIINIKMIESGEKERLKELLRERLIECGWRDEMKALCRAFARKKGRNNVTVDDLVQVITPKGRASVPDSVKAELLQRIRTFLTSVSI; encoded by the exons AT GAAGACTTCGATTAATCGCCCACCGACACCTGATGCGGAGGAGGATCAAGATCATCAACCCACTCTTCAAGAAATCATTAACATCAAG ATGATTGAGAGCGGTGAAAAAGAGCGATTAAAGGAGCTTTTGAGGGAGAGGCTTATAGAATGTGGTTGGAGAGACGAAATGAAAGCTCTTTGCAG GGCATTTGCAAGGAAGAAGGGAAGGAATAATGTAACCGTGGATGACCTTGTACAAGTTATTACTCCTAAGGGAAGAG CTTCTGTTCCTGATTCGGTGAAGGCTGAGCTGTTGCAACGAATCAGGACTTTTCTTACATCAGTTTCTATTTGA